A window of Mucilaginibacter sp. PAMC 26640 contains these coding sequences:
- a CDS encoding ABC transporter permease: MSTQKSTIKPAPSRFARAVNSVADFFLMLHRIYAFIIRFFKEVFLPPYEFKEVMRQCYEVGVKSFTLISLTGFIVGIIFTKQSRPSLTGFGATSWLPSLVSIAIMKALAPLVTALIAAGKVGSSIGAELGSMRVTEQIDAMEVSGTKPFKFLVCTRVIATTITIPLLATYVAFIALIGGYLNVSQNEGTTYTTFMEQAFEPLTFVDFWASLSKAVVFGFTIGIVGCYQGYNSTKGTEGVGKAANGAVVTAMFLVFIEEVLIVQIAGWFR, encoded by the coding sequence ATGAGCACCCAAAAAAGCACCATAAAACCTGCCCCATCGCGCTTTGCGAGAGCTGTAAACAGCGTTGCAGATTTTTTTTTAATGCTGCATAGGATCTATGCATTCATCATCCGTTTCTTCAAGGAAGTGTTTTTGCCTCCTTACGAATTTAAAGAAGTGATGCGGCAGTGTTACGAAGTTGGGGTAAAATCCTTCACGCTGATATCCCTTACCGGTTTTATCGTAGGGATTATTTTTACCAAGCAAAGCCGCCCGTCGTTAACCGGTTTTGGGGCAACATCATGGCTGCCATCACTGGTATCCATCGCTATCATGAAAGCGCTTGCACCGCTGGTAACCGCACTTATTGCTGCCGGTAAGGTAGGTTCAAGTATCGGTGCCGAACTTGGCTCGATGCGGGTAACCGAGCAGATAGATGCCATGGAAGTATCGGGAACAAAGCCTTTTAAATTTTTGGTTTGTACGCGGGTAATCGCAACTACGATCACTATTCCCTTGCTGGCCACTTATGTGGCCTTTATAGCACTCATAGGTGGCTACTTAAATGTAAGCCAGAATGAGGGCACTACTTATACCACATTTATGGAGCAGGCCTTTGAGCCGCTTACATTTGTTGATTTTTGGGCCTCGTTGAGCAAAGCCGTTGTTTTTGGCTTTACAATTGGTATAGTTGGCTGTTACCAGGGTTATAACTCTACCAAAGGTACCGAGGGTGTTGGTAAAGCAGCCAATGGTGCGGTAGTAACCGCCATGTTTTTGGTATTTATTGAAGAGGTTTTAATTGTACAGATAGCCGGCTGGTTCCGCTAA
- a CDS encoding AraC family transcriptional regulator, translating to MILSIKNMSTISCKVVVKLELERLGFHCKAIEQGSAEVAGEICPKNIQKIRIALARSGLELIDNKKDILIDKIKSVIIEMVYHTDDHLKINFSDHLTFKLKLDYTYLANTFSLNQGLTIERFIILHKVRRVKELMIDNKLSLTEISWKMHYSSVAHLCTQFKKITGVTPSHFKHQDHLA from the coding sequence ATGATCCTCTCTATTAAAAACATGTCAACTATTAGTTGTAAGGTTGTTGTAAAACTCGAATTAGAACGACTTGGGTTCCACTGCAAAGCAATAGAACAAGGAAGCGCAGAAGTTGCAGGTGAAATATGTCCTAAAAACATCCAAAAAATTCGTATAGCGTTAGCACGTTCCGGATTAGAACTAATAGACAATAAGAAAGATATCCTGATTGACAAAATCAAAAGTGTTATTATCGAAATGGTTTATCATACGGATGATCATTTAAAAATAAATTTCTCCGATCATTTAACGTTTAAGTTAAAATTAGACTATACGTACCTCGCTAATACGTTTTCGCTTAATCAGGGCCTAACTATCGAGCGGTTCATCATACTTCATAAAGTTCGGCGGGTAAAAGAACTGATGATTGACAATAAACTTAGTTTAACCGAAATTTCGTGGAAGATGCATTATAGTAGTGTGGCGCATTTATGTACTCAATTTAAAAAGATTACAGGTGTTACACCCTCCCATTTTAAACACCAGGATCACCTAGCCTAA
- a CDS encoding ABC transporter permease: MDASENRKSITVGVFVLLGVAVFVIGILTLGGQNKSFVKSFKISAIFSDVAGLKKGNNVWFSGVKVGTIKAVRFTGGAQVDVDMSIDAATQQYIHRNAVAHISSDGLIGNKIIVIDGGSPQAPIVQDGDVLQAAKLLSTDDIMATLQKNNENLLAITGDFKTLGHQILAGKGTVGALLADSSMAMQLRAAMRNLQATTATASRMAYQLDAFSNKMNTKGGFADKLLTDTVAYARIQESVAKLKEAANNATILTDNLNKASNKLNSTDNILGVLLNDPKGAVKVQSTLNYLQQSSIKLNDDLEAVQHNFLLKGFFKKKEKAKQDSIKAAM; the protein is encoded by the coding sequence ATGGATGCATCAGAAAATAGAAAATCGATCACGGTAGGCGTATTTGTACTGCTTGGAGTGGCCGTATTTGTAATTGGCATACTGACCCTCGGCGGCCAAAATAAAAGCTTTGTAAAAAGCTTCAAGATCAGCGCGATATTCAGCGATGTTGCGGGTTTGAAAAAAGGGAACAACGTATGGTTCTCGGGGGTTAAAGTGGGTACCATTAAAGCTGTACGTTTCACCGGCGGCGCGCAGGTAGATGTGGATATGAGTATCGACGCTGCTACCCAGCAATACATTCACCGCAACGCGGTGGCCCACATCAGCAGCGATGGTTTAATTGGTAACAAGATCATCGTGATTGACGGAGGTAGCCCACAGGCACCCATCGTGCAGGACGGCGACGTGCTACAGGCTGCCAAACTTTTATCTACGGATGATATTATGGCTACCCTGCAAAAGAATAACGAAAACCTGCTGGCCATCACCGGCGACTTTAAAACCTTGGGTCACCAGATTTTGGCGGGTAAGGGTACCGTTGGGGCTTTACTGGCTGATAGCAGCATGGCTATGCAGCTGCGTGCCGCAATGCGTAACCTGCAGGCAACAACAGCAACGGCATCGCGGATGGCCTACCAGCTGGATGCCTTCAGCAATAAAATGAATACCAAGGGCGGCTTTGCCGATAAACTGTTAACGGATACCGTTGCCTATGCCCGTATCCAGGAGTCGGTTGCCAAGCTAAAGGAAGCAGCTAACAATGCTACTATCCTTACCGATAACCTCAACAAGGCCAGCAACAAGCTCAACAGTACCGATAATATCCTGGGCGTATTGCTTAACGACCCCAAAGGTGCCGTAAAAGTGCAAAGTACCCTTAACTACCTCCAGCAAAGTTCTATTAAACTGAATGATGACCTGGAGGCTGTACAACATAATTTCCTGCTGAAAGGCTTCTTCAAGAAAAAAGAAAAAGCCAAACAAGACAGCATCAAAGCTGCCATGTAA
- a CDS encoding ABC transporter ATP-binding protein yields MEKKKVNVDTSNEVVKIRGLEKSFGDYDVLRGIDLDLYQGENLVVLGRSGTGKSVLIKLISGLLMPDAGSIEVLGNNVTAISEKELQALRIRIGFSFQNSALYDSMTVRKNLEFPLVRNKKGITRAEIDKNVESVLDAVGLLQAINQMPSELSGGQRKRIGIARTLILNPEIMMYDEPTAGLDPITCIEINDLINEVQQNYNTSSIIITHDLTCAKQVGDRVAMLLDGQFQRVGTFEEVFNTDDARVKPFYDYNFTE; encoded by the coding sequence ATGGAAAAGAAAAAGGTAAATGTTGATACGAGCAACGAAGTCGTGAAGATTCGCGGACTGGAGAAATCCTTTGGCGATTATGATGTATTGCGCGGCATCGACCTTGACTTGTACCAGGGCGAAAACCTGGTGGTGCTAGGCCGTTCGGGTACGGGTAAATCCGTACTGATCAAACTTATATCGGGCCTGCTGATGCCGGATGCCGGTTCCATCGAAGTATTGGGCAACAACGTAACCGCTATCAGTGAAAAAGAATTACAGGCCCTGAGAATCCGGATCGGCTTCTCCTTCCAGAACAGTGCTTTGTATGATAGCATGACCGTGCGTAAGAATCTTGAGTTCCCGCTGGTGCGGAACAAAAAGGGTATTACGCGGGCGGAGATCGATAAGAATGTAGAAAGTGTGCTGGATGCCGTTGGTTTGCTCCAGGCCATTAACCAGATGCCTTCAGAACTTTCGGGCGGGCAACGCAAGCGTATCGGTATTGCGCGTACGCTGATCCTTAACCCAGAGATCATGATGTATGATGAGCCGACTGCCGGTTTGGACCCCATCACCTGTATCGAGATCAACGACTTGATTAACGAAGTACAACAAAACTATAACACCTCCTCTATCATTATCACGCACGATTTAACCTGCGCCAAACAAGTGGGCGACCGGGTAGCGATGCTGTTAGACGGACAATTTCAGCGGGTGGGGACTTTTGAAGAAGTGTTTAACACAGACGACGCAAGGGTGAAACCTTTTTACGATTATAATTTTACAGAATAA